One Cervus canadensis isolate Bull #8, Minnesota chromosome 1, ASM1932006v1, whole genome shotgun sequence genomic window carries:
- the ANKRD40CL gene encoding putative ANKRD40 C-terminal-like protein isoform X1 produces MAEPQLDVKKPSELVLKVRIQSHKENDFIEVELDRQELSYQNLLKVSCCELGINPEQVEKIRKLPNTLLRKDKDIRRLQDFQEVELILMKDGSSELREYTPSLLEKPCYNSNAAKMTY; encoded by the exons ATGGCTGAACCCCAACTGGATGTGAAGAAGCCCTCAG AGCTCGTACTTAAAGTCAGAATTCAGAGCCACAAAGAAAATGACTTCATTGAAGTTGAACTGGATAGACAAGAGCTGAGTTACCAAAATCTACTGAAAGTAAGCTGCTGTGAACTGGGGATTAACCCAGAGCAAGTAGAGAAGATCAGAAAGCTACCAAACACATTGCTCAGAAAG GACAAAGACATTCGAAGACTACAGGACTTTCAGGAAGTAGAACTCATTTTAATGAAAGATGGAAGCTCTGAACTGAGAGAATATACACCATCTCTGTTAGAGAAGCCCTGCTACAACAGCAATGCTGCAAAAATGACGTATTAA
- the ANKRD40CL gene encoding putative ANKRD40 C-terminal-like protein isoform X2 has product MAEPQLDVKKPSGEYKQGSSNQQLPTDPGDHAKPDDTCLELVLKVRIQSHKENDFIEVELDRQELSYQNLLKVSCCELGINPEQVEKIRKLPNTLLRKDKDIRRLQDFQEVELILMKDGSSELREYTPSLLEKPCYNSNAAKMTY; this is encoded by the exons ATGGCTGAACCCCAACTGGATGTGAAGAAGCCCTCAG GCGAATATAAACAAGGAAGCTCAAATCAACAGTTGCCAACTGACCCAGGTGATCATGCCAAACCTGATGACACCTGCCTAG AGCTCGTACTTAAAGTCAGAATTCAGAGCCACAAAGAAAATGACTTCATTGAAGTTGAACTGGATAGACAAGAGCTGAGTTACCAAAATCTACTGAAAGTAAGCTGCTGTGAACTGGGGATTAACCCAGAGCAAGTAGAGAAGATCAGAAAGCTACCAAACACATTGCTCAGAAAG GACAAAGACATTCGAAGACTACAGGACTTTCAGGAAGTAGAACTCATTTTAATGAAAGATGGAAGCTCTGAACTGAGAGAATATACACCATCTCTGTTAGAGAAGCCCTGCTACAACAGCAATGCTGCAAAAATGACGTATTAA